In Mercurialis annua linkage group LG5, ddMerAnnu1.2, whole genome shotgun sequence, a single genomic region encodes these proteins:
- the LOC126683171 gene encoding zinc finger BED domain-containing protein RICESLEEPER 2-like: MNQKRSASPPRGNLWPIRNTKTSTILHFLPKRPDYKISIFAYLVSSVFLSFMNNFSKVTWPMVFGGSFKTLTLSFEFCSACIILMVGFGSLSTDLCSVLLMEPDLVIHQIDSQLEPANGQEQADVEALNASQEAIPDPVLVSDGQKENANVEANQKKRKVSQQRSVVWDHFDSIKDTKGVILQAKCKQALLSFQPVVNDGCVAAPEMFNVASWKFDRDVIRQAVAYMIIVDELPFKFVEKQGFRKLMSVACPLFKIPSRFTVNRDCYSMFVEERLKLKNILKTSTQRISLTSDSWTSNQRLNYMCVTAHYIDDDWKLNKKIISFVPCSKHKGEHLAKALETCLQEWGLKNIFSVTLDNVENNTAVLTFFMKKLLTWGCTSVRCKYAHMRCIAHILNLVVSDGLKESGNSFEKVRRAVRYIKNSPLRLSKFKECKESTETVCKRSLCLDVPTRWNSTYLMLSTALLYQKVFEEYEEMESSFKKDLGDDVPSSSDWEYVRELCGMLECFYKMTLRISGSLYVTSNNHFNEISDLSTILQDWIASTDVSLRAMGLKMKAKFNKYWGDPIVMNKLIFFANILDPRNRVVYMEYTLSEMYGALEGKFLFKCVMDDLVELFNDYDVQYKKEMAVAGQTGSSSETQGQFSQANSVLKERFLQQMLETGGVGGSKKSELDIYLSEAVAPNDGNFDILRWWKYNSQRFPVLSRIARDVLAVPVSTVASESAFSTGGRVLDDFRSCLTPKIVEALICTQDWLRDPSKPVSIEQTLEELEELEAGFQDPANAKND; the protein is encoded by the exons atgAACCAGAAAAGATCGGCCTCACCACCTAGAGGCAATCTATGGCCAATTAGAAATACTAAGACCTCTACT ATCCTGCATTTCTTACCAAAAAGACCAGATTATAAG ATTTCTATATTTGCTTATTTAGTATCTTCTGTTTTTCTATCTTTCATGAACAACTTCTCGAAGGTTACTTGGCCAATGGTCTTCGGTGGAAGCTTTAAAACGTTAACCTTAAG TTTTGAGTTCTGTTCTGCTTGTATAATTTTAATGGTTGGTTTTGGCTCTCTGAGTACTGATTTATGTTCTGTTCTGCTT ATGGAACCTGATTTGGTGATTCATCAAATCGATAGCCAACTTGAGCCTGCAAATGGCCAAGAACAAGCTGATGTGGAAGCATTAAATGCTAGTCAAGAAGCTATACCTGACCCTGTCCTTGTTTCTGATGGCCAAAAGGAAAATGCTAATGTGGAAGCAAAtcagaaaaagagaaaagtatCACAACAAAGATCAGTGGTATGGGACCACTTTGATTCCATTAAAGATACAAAGGGTGTGATCTTGCAAGCAAAATGTAA GCAAGCCCTTTTATCTTTTCAGCCTGTTGTGAATGATGGTTGTGTTGCTGCTCCTGAAATGTTTAATGTTGCTTCATGGAAGTTTGATCGAGATGTAATTAGGCAAGCTGTTGCATATATGATTATTGTTGATGAATTGCCCTTTAAGTTTGTTGAGAAACAGGGTTTTAGGAAGCTAATGAGTGTTGCTTGTCCTCTGTTTAAAATTCCTTCTAGGTTTACTGTGAATAGAGACTGTTATTCCATGTTTGTTGAAGAgagattgaaattgaaaaatattttgaaaacaagTACACAAAGAATTAGTCTAACTAGTGATTCATGGACTTCCAATCAAAGACTAAATTACATGTGTGTCACTGCCCATTACATTGATGATGATTGGAagcttaataaaaaaatcatctcTTTTGTGCCTTGTTCTAAACATAAAGGAGAGCATTTGGCTAAGGCATTAGAAACTTGTTTGCAAGAGTGGGGGCTTAAAAACATTTTCTCTGTGACCCTTGATAATGTTGAGAATAATACTGCTGTTCTGACTTTCTTTATGAAAAAATTGTTGACTTGGGGGTGTACTTCTGTAAGATGTAAATATGCACACATGAGATGTATTGCTCACATCCTTAACCTTGTTGTTTCTGATGGTCTAAAGGAGTCTGGTAACTCATTTGAAAAGGTTAGGAGGGCAGTTAGATACATTAAAAATTCACCCCTAAGATTGAGTAAATTTAAAGAATGTAAAGAGTCAACTGAAACTGTGTGTAAGCGTTCGTTGTGTCTAGATGTCCCAACTAGGTGGAATTCAACTTATCTTATGTTGAGTACTGCTTTGTTGTATCAAAAGGTGTTTGAAGAGTATGAGGAAATGGAGTCTAGTTTTAAGAAAGACTTGGGTGATGATGTGCCTAGTAGTAGTGACTGGGAATATGTTAGGGAGTTATGTGGTATGTTAGAGTGTTTCTATAAAATGACATTGAGAATTTCTGGTTCTCTTTATGTGACCTCTAACAACCATTTTAATGAGATATCTGATCTGTCAACAATTCTCCAAGATTGGATTGCTTCTACTGATGTGTCTCTGAGGGCCATGGGACTTAAAATGAAAGCTAAGTTCAATAAGTACTGGGGTGATCCAATAGTTATGAACAAATTGATCTTTTTTGCTAACATTTTAGATCCCAGGAATAGAGTTGTGTACATGGAATATACCTTGAGTGAGATGTATGGTGCCCTAGAAGGGAAATTTTTGTTTAAGTGTGTGATGGATGACTTGGTTGAGTTATTTAATGACTATGATGTGCAATACAAGAAAGAAATGGCTGTTGCTGGCCAGACTGGCTCCTCATCTGAAACTCAGGGCCAATTCTCTCAAGCCAATTCTGTGTTAAAAGAACGGTTCTTGCAGCAAATGTTGGAGACTGGTGGTGTGGGTGGAAGCAAGAAATCTGAACTTGATATTTACTTAAGTGAGGCAGTAGCTCCTAATGATGGGAATTTTGATATTCTGAGATGGTGGAAGTACAATTCTCAGAGATTCCCAGTCCTATCCAGGATTGCTAGAGATGTACTTGCAGTACCAGTCTCCACAGTTGCTTCAGAGTCTGCTTTTAGCACTGGTGGTAGAGTGCTTGATGATTTTAGGAGTTGTTTAACTCCTAAAATTGTGGAGGCTTTAATTTGCACTCAAGATTGGCTAAGGGACCCCTCAAAGCCTGTTTCAATTGAGCAGACTTTGGAAGAATTGGAAGAGCTAGAAGCAG GTTTTCAAGATCCAGCAAATGCTAAAAATGATTAA